The genomic stretch GCATCTGTCAGCAAACGCTACAAGGAAATAAGATGCTCAGATGTAGTGTCCTCTCACTAAAACACCAGATCCACTTTCACATTTATTAAGACAccattaaaaatgttttttttatataaaataattaaaaaaaacatgCGATGGGAGTTATTTTGTTCAATATTAGTTGGTGAGGGTAGTGGTGTCCATGTGTGTAACTACCTGTGTGATCTGCTCATCCACCTGTATTCCCAGAGGTTTCATCTGAACCAGAGGAAAAACCCAAgtgtcctccttccctcccccttcttCACCCTTGCTCTCCCGCTTCAAACGTTCTGAGTTGGCGATGTCTTGGCGCATACGAGCAGTGTTCACCACCTCCATGATGTGTTGCCGGGCCGACGCCGAGAAATCATCCCGGTTACCTGGTGACAAAATAAATGTAGGGATGTAAGAGAGGAAAACAGACCGACCTGGTTAAAactagaatccttagttgctacatccatttttggacctGTAAATGAATGATATATACCAATgaattcttgaagaatataacttgtaaatgcctcatgagcttagtgcAACTGTCACATCCCAATcggaacccaaaatataagcttgtttttgtCCCATGTTCGTAAACAATATAAATGTAAACAATGTATAGCCTCAAAACGCAGTTAATACTATAAATGTTagcatggatggtcagtccttgcctcCATAGCTCTGTCCATCCCTCAGCTCTGTCCATCCCTCAGCTCTGTCCATCCCTCAGCTCTGTCCATCCCTCAGCTCTGTCCATCCCTCAGCTCTGTCCATCCCTCAGCTCTGTCCATCCCTCAGCTCTGTCCATCCCTCAGCTCTGTCCATCCCTCAGCTCTGTCCATCCCTCAGCTCTGTCCATCCCTCAGCTCTGTCCATCCCTCAGCTTAACGAAAGAGGCGAGGCGCCCGCCTTGTTATTTTTGCAATTAACAATTCTAGCTTTAACCACAAACTCTATctcccctctcacacacacacggtatgTGGTGCAGTAGAGCAGGTGAGTGTGTAAAGTTAGTTCTGGGCATTACGGCTATGGGTCAATGTCTGGTCTACGCCTGCCGGCTGGCGCCACacggccgagagagagagagagagagagacagacagagacagagagatatacctgcaaGCCTCAGCATGAGTTCATCCTAAAGATGTGCTTTTACTGTAAAGTTTGCCCTCTTCCAGCAGGAGAACTTCATTCACTAATGATTagagtgtgtgtgcgcacgcatcTTCCCTCTGTGTTTACCAGCAACTCCGTGACTTCACTGTTCTATTTCTGGTCGCTGTGACAACTGTGGTCCGGTTCTGCAGACATGATGTCATTTAGCACCAGACCCAACATCCTGACTGAATGTTCTCTggttacacactcacacactatttCTTTCTGTCCGTCTACCTCTCCTGACTCTCTCGCTCTTTCATTCACACACCAGTTCTCTGATTTCACTGTGTGTCTGAGCTGGAACAAGCTACACTTTCAACTAATCCGATTCCAAGGACCTTTCCAAGAACAACGCATTACACTACATTTACAACTTGCCAGCCAAGCTGAGCAAAGCGTTAAGCACCTAGGGaccgtgtgtgtgttacctctgtagatgtgtgtgttaCTTATGTGCTATGAACAgtacattctgaaagtattcagaccccttcacctctTGTTatgttagccttattctaaaatgtattaaataaaaaccATTTActcaattccccataatgactaagtgtgaacaggtttttagaaatgtttggagGTGTATtaaaaataagtattcagaccctttgctatgaaactcaaaattgagctcaagtgcatccggtttccactgatcatccttgagatgtttctacaacttaattggaatccatctgtggtaaattcaattgattggacatgatttggaaaggcacacacacctgtttatataaggtcccacagttgacagtgcatgtcaaagcaaaaaccaagccatgaggtcgaaggaactgctcgtagagctcagagacaggattgtttcaaggcacagatctggggaagggtaccaagaacattctgcagcattgaaggtccaagaacacagtgaccttcATCATTCTGAAAgcaaagaagtttggaaccaccaagactcttcctacagctggccaaactgagcaatcgggggagaagggccttggtcagggaggtgagcaagaacccaataatcactctgacagagctctaaagttcctgtggacatgggagaaccttccagaaggacaaccatctctgcagaactccaccaatcagacctttaatGGTAgcgtggccagatggaagccattcctcagtaaaaggcacatgacagcccgcttggagtttgccaaaaggcacctaatggactctcaggccatgagaaaaAATATGATCTGATTAAACCAAGACTGAAcaccttggcctgaatgccaagtctggaggaaacaaggcaccactcatcacctggccaataccatccctacggtgaagcatggtggtggcagcatcatcatcatgctgtggggatgtttttcagcggcagggacgggaaaactagtcaggatcgagggaaagatgaatggagcaaagtacagagacatccttaatgaaaacctgctccagagcgctcaggacctcagactggggcgaaggttcaccttccaacaggacaacaacctaagcacacagccaagacaacgcaggagtggcttcgggacaagtctctgagctCAGATTTGaagccgatcgaacatctctagagagacctgaaaatagttgtgcagtgatgctccccgtacaacctgacggagcttgagaggatctgcagagaagaatgtgagaaactcaccaaatacatgagtgccaagcttgtagcgtcatacccaagaagactcaggctgtaatcactgccaaagttgcttcaacagaGTAgtaaatacatttgctaaaatctAAACAAAActgttttgatttgtcattatgggatattgtgtgtaaattgagagaaaacaaaaaaacaattatttgaataaggctgtaacgtaacaaaatatggaaaaggtgaaggggtctgaatacttcccgaatgcaccgTTTGTATTGGTGTGTTACACGTGTTTTATACCTCTGTAGGGGTGCACCATGTTTTTCATCATGCTGACAGAGTTGTCAGGCTGTAGCTGTAATGACACGTCTCCCACGGCACCCACCAGATCAGAGAAGAAGTCCGCCACCTCCCAACAGTTCTCCAGGAGCACATAGCGGTCCTGTCTGTTGGTGAAGTACGAGTCACTCAGGTTGGCCctacggagggaggagagaccgGTAAAAAGGCTGAAAGAGGGATACCAAGCAGCATCAACTGTATGAGAAAAacaccaacaactacaacaatggtgtgtgtgtgtgtgtgtgtgtgtgcgtacccgCTGATGATGAGGTCATCGTCAAACAGGTAGGCTTTTATGTGCTGTACCCCAATGGTCTCGTTGAAGCGCTGTGGGACCAGGAGCCGGAGCAGCCCTCTCAGATCAGGGGTATGGTACAGAGACACACGCATCCGACTGCTGTACTGCTGCAGCAACGGCAGCAACATGGTCCTAGAGTTAGTCTGacctagacacacagagacagaggggggggtCACAGGCACACATTGAGCTTGGTAAGAGTTAAAACATTTTCCCTCTCACATACACAGAACCCCTCCTACCTCGTGAGCCGCGTGTGAAGTCTAATAGAATGGAGACCTGCAGGTCGGAGTTGTCAACCTCCTGTGAACGCTGCAGAGCTTCCTGCATACAGTCCACCAGGTCCTGTTCCAGGGGTCCTGTACCCAGATACAGAGAGGCCATCACCACTCTCCTCTTAGCAGTCTTTATTCGAGCCTGAacagaaaaaaaacaagaaattaCAGTTTAAAATCAGGTATTACAGGACACAAACAAGGAGGCTTTACCCAAAAAAAAGTGATTGTCATAATTTGGGGGGTGTTTAGTACATCACATGACTTAGGGAAAGCTccacaccctctcacacacacacacacagtaccttcATTGCCTGGTAAAACTGGTCAGGGGAGGTGAGGATGTGGATGTGTGTGCCAGCCACCCTGAAGGCGGGCACATGCTCTGCCATCCAAAGGAAGCGGGCATGGAGGCCATCGGTGCCCTGAGCTCCAGTCGACCCGGGGGATCtgaagagaggcaggggagaggagtcGTCCTCTGCTAGGAGAGGGGCTAGGAGCAACAAGGATGACCTTGGGGGGGGggcatggagaggaagagagaaagggaggagtgaGAGGAATTAGCCTACAGCTGGAGTGGTAATTGCCTCCTATAGATAAAAGAACAAAATGGCAGccgatgaatggcatgacaacgGGCTTCAGGATCATGTCACTGCATCGGTGCATTCAAATtgcattgataaaatgcaattgttcgttgtctgtagcttatgcctgcccataacattaccccaccatagggcactctgtccactacgttgacatcagcaaaccgctcgcccacacaacgccagacacattgtctgccatctgcccggtacagttgaaattgggattaatccgtgaagagcaGTGGCCatagcgtgccagtggccataggtgagcatttgcacactgaagtcagttacaacGTTCAACTGCAGTCagctcaagaccctggtgaggacgacaagcaaGCCGATGAGCTTCCTTGAGGTGGTTTCTAACAGTCGGAGCAggaattctttggttgtgcaaacccagtttcgtcagctgtctcagacgatcccctggggaagaagccggatgtggatgtcctgggctggcatggtaaCCAAGTGCTCtgcagttggacgtactgccaaattccctaaaactatgttggaggcggcttatgctACAGAAATgacattttttgttcagtatacaaacATTTGTGAAGCGTACAAAGCCAACCCCCGCCCTCACTTCGGTCAATCAGATCACATCTCTGTTCCTACAGCCTACAAGCAGCAACTCAAGAGGGAGCCATCAAAACAGAGAATAATAAAGTGATGGACAGATGCAGATGCTGCAGTACTATTTTGAGGATATTCATTGGAATATGTTCAAAGATTCATCCCACCAGGACTCATCCATCAACATTGAGGAATATAcatcagtcacaggcttcattaggaaatgtgttgatgatgtgccCACAATAACAATTTATCGTCATGTTGCTATCATGCCGTGTTGTCTTAGGTCGCTTTATGTAGTGCGTTGCTCGTTgcgatgtgtgttttgtcctatatttttgaTCACAGACCCcctccccacaggaggccttttgctaggcagtcattgtaaataagaatttgttcttaactttcctagttaaatcaaataaaagtaCCAAAACCCCTGGATGAACGTAGATATCCGAGCCATGCTGAGAGACTATACTGCAGCATTTATTGTCAGCACAACAAAACCCGATGACTCTGTAGCACACGACGAGTATAAGGCAAGCAGGTACCAGCTCTGAATCCATTAGGGACGCAAAAAGATTGACAAATTGATGTCTGACAACTCAGACTCACGACGCATGTGGCAAGGACTACAACCGTTCAGACTACAAAGCCAAATCCAGCTGTGTGGTGCCCACGAAGCCTACCTCCCAGACGAGGTAGGCTTTGTGGGCTTTGAGACAGAGCCATCCATGAAGAGAATCGCTGCTCCAGACAACCAGGTGCATTTGCTCACCAAAGCTGACGCGAGGAAAACTCTCAGAGTTAATACTCAAAGtcgccggcccagatggcatccctggcCGCGTCCTCAGtgtgtgctgaccagctggcaggCGTCGTCTCTGACATTGTCAACCTGTCCCAGGCTGTAGTCGCCACCTGCTTCAAGAAGACCATTGTACCAATGCACAAGAAAAACAAGGTGATATGCCCAAATGACTATCACCCTGTCGCGCTCACCc from Oncorhynchus keta strain PuntledgeMale-10-30-2019 chromosome 24, Oket_V2, whole genome shotgun sequence encodes the following:
- the LOC118402732 gene encoding CDP-diacylglycerol--glycerol-3-phosphate 3-phosphatidyltransferase, mitochondrial-like, which gives rise to MAAPITWRRLRYCVYMPALAGVFTRISDRFFRTRDRRRGSSLLLLAPLLAEDDSSPLPLFRSPGSTGAQGTDGLHARFLWMAEHVPAFRVAGTHIHILTSPDQFYQAMKARIKTAKRRVVMASLYLGTGPLEQDLVDCMQEALQRSQEVDNSDLQVSILLDFTRGSRGQTNSRTMLLPLLQQYSSRMRVSLYHTPDLRGLLRLLVPQRFNETIGVQHIKAYLFDDDLIISGANLSDSYFTNRQDRYVLLENCWEVADFFSDLVGAVGDVSLQLQPDNSVSMMKNMVHPYRGNRDDFSASARQHIMEVVNTARMRQDIANSERLKRESKGEEGGGKEDTWVFPLVQMKPLGIQVDEQITQRLLTDAGPGATVFLTSGYFNLTRAYMSLILGVGADYQILTASPEVNGFFGAKGIAGEIPAAYIHIARQFYSKVCQLGQQERVHLHEYHRAHWTFHAKGLWYYLRGHVRPCLTLIGSPNFGYRSVHRDLEAQIAIVTENQELQAHLQEEQEMLYQRSTEVSSSTFQQPDRHVKLWVKLVTPLIKKFF